Proteins from a single region of Hordeum vulgare subsp. vulgare chromosome 6H, MorexV3_pseudomolecules_assembly, whole genome shotgun sequence:
- the LOC123403631 gene encoding disease resistance protein RGA2-like isoform X2, with protein sequence MAMILDAFAYYVQNMLTEMVKEEVHMLLGVRDDIDKMDVKLGDLKNFLADADRRNITDKSVQEWVAQLKRAMYEAADILDVCQLKAMECGPSTVDVGCFNPLLFCMRNPSHAHGIATRIKDLNKRLDTIKERSAAFSFINLGSYEDRSSKVQASNSGNTCRETSGEFDRSGIVGEKIEEDTRKLVEIILTEKEGNANIMVVAIVGVGGIGKTTLAQKVFNDETVKAEFDNTIWLSINQDFDRVELLRTIITLAGGKHCGEKALAVLQPILTAALTGKKLLLVLDDVWSHGAWGDVLEIPLANTVVRGSRVLLTTRDERVARGMKAVLPYHHVDKLKEEDAWSLLKKQIVSSATDIREIDTLKDIGLQIVAKCDGLPLAVKVMGGLLCQKDNQHSDWKMVLDDSIWSVSGMPKELNHAVYLSYEDLPSCIKQCFLCYSLLPKATKFLREDIIGIWISEGFLHGPSDDLEELGRKYYKELIQRNLIEPDSKYIDQLFCNMHDVVRSFAQFVARDEALAAHSGESNIVSKLCSHKFLRLSLESKASGSDGLDWTSLQSQNTLRTLISVGHINMKPGNSLVHFPCLRTLHIESAHAALVESLHEFKHLRYLSLEQSDICSLPESIGKMKFLQYISLRGCQQFVKLPHSIVNLGHLRYLNFQKTSINCIPRGFRVLTNLRKVNGFPARVDGDWCSLEELGPLSRLKYLEIQGLENVTASSFAAKAKLVEKVHLTNLCLTCGSRLGDDGLIEEETQQIEKVFDELCPPPSLNFLAMEGYFGRRHPRWMMSSPDMPLKNLRILMAEDLASCTQLPDGLCQLPYLEFLQIDRAPAIKRVGHEFLQSYHHQNPHPSKTVVSFLRLHTMKLMGLVDWEEWKWEEQVQAFPALTELILFECNLRRLPPGLASQARALKVLSIQQVKGLISLENIASLIELQVIENFQLERITNLPRLQKLTITHCPKLQVLEGVPALQRFMLEDDYMETLPEYMGSINPRRLELYCSLALLASMAVAQSGPEWDKFSHIEHVKAYAQEGNNPRRWYAMYTANPYNLETNVSSSAFMYKGTAFPLEDAQTFESVFKMTRRTFRYICSLVSMELNCMTCYTFVDGRELSLQDLVAIVLRRLYSSEPPETIGSTVGVNKSTVLLVTESFVAVLCNRAKHHLLWPDSSKMYKIKSMFDKIHSMNNCCGVICTTCIPFGPNPDSENNCRVIMQVIIDPEMRFTNIWLASTGSMNLLSILHDSSLFNECQKGDLLNGSKLKVSLDGSEVGEYLIGDEEYPLLPWLLTPYKEEELSDSKVEFNRRHSAARICTLNNVLARFKDTWKYLQVETWWPVNPDTLSNIINACCILHNVVIDMEDDAAMPSSGAEDWSYHQQVRQLANEDAVGARDMLSQFFLARMSSESGDAEEDHEVAASGLGDH encoded by the exons GAATCCCTCCCATGCCCACGGCATCGCCACccgcataaaggatctgaacaagaGGCTCGACACCATCAAGGAGCGAAGCGCTGCTTTCAGCTTCATCAATCTTGGTTCATACGAGGATCGTAGCAGCAAGGTGCAGGCTTCTAATTCTGGAAATACCTGCCGTGAGACATCAGGGGAGTTCGATCGGTCGGGTATAGTCGGAGAGAAGATTGAAGAAGACACAAGAAAGCTGGTTGAGATCATCTTGACTGAAAAAGAGGGCAACGCCAACATCAtggtggttgccattgttggtgtcgGCGGCATTGGTAAGACCACTCTTGCCCAGAAGGTCTTCAATGACGAAACCGTGAAGGCCGAGTTTGACAACACAATATGGTTGAGCATCAACCAGGACTTCGACAGGGTTGAGCTGCTCAGGACAATCATCACCCTTGCTGGGGGAAAACATTGTGGTGAAAAGGCGTTGGCTGTGCTTCAGCCAATTCTCACTGCTGCCCTAACAGGGAAAAAGCTATTGCTGGTGCTAGATGATGTGTGGAGTCACGGAGCATGGGGTGATGTTCTTGAAATACCCTTGGCTAATACTGTGGTTCGAGGTAGTAGGGTCCTCCTCACTACTAGAGATGAGAGAGTTGCTCGAGGGATGAAAGCTGTGCTTCCCTACCACCACGTTGACAAATTGAAGGAGGAGGATGCCTGGTCATTGCTCAAGAAACAG ATAGTCTCAAGTGCGACTGATATACGTGAGATTGATACGCTCAAGGATATTGGCTTGCAAATTGTAGCAAAATGTGATGGCTTGCCTCTTGCTGTCAAAGTAATGGGAGGACTCTTGTGTCAGAAGGATAATCAACACAGTGACTGGAAGATGGTTCTGGATGATTCTATATGGTCAGTATCTGGAATGCCCAAAGAGCTAAACCATGCAGTATATTTGAGCTATGAAGATTTACCTTCTTGCATCAAACAATGCTTTCTATGCTACTCCCTTCTCCCTAAAGCTACAAAGTTTCTAAGAGAGGACATAATTGGCATCTGGATTAGTGAAGGATTTTTACATGGGCCCTCAGACGACTTGGAAGAATTAGGAAGAAAGTACTATAAGGAGTTGATACAGAGGAACCTTATAGAGCCAGATTCAAAGTACATTGATCAATTATTTTGCAACATGCACGATGTCGTTCGCTCGTTTGCTCAATTTGTGGCTAGAGATGAGGCATTAGCAGCTCACAGTGGAGAAAGTAATATTGTTAGTAAACTTTGTTCACATAAGTTTCTTCGATTGTCGCTAGAAAGTAAAGCATCGGGATCAGATGGATTAGACTGGACTTCTTTACAATCACAAAACACACTGAGAACACTAATATCAGTTGGCCATATAAATATGAAGCCCGGTAATTCATTGGTTCATTTTCCATGTCTACGAACTCTGCATATCGAGTCTGCACATGCTGCGCTGGTTGAATCTTTGCATGAATTCAAGCACTTGAGGTACTTATCTTTAGAACAGTCAGATATCTGTAGTCTTCCAGAAAGCATTGGCAAAATGAAATTCTTGCAGTACATTAGCCTTAGAGGATGCCAACAATTTGTGAAACTTCCACATAGCATTGTAAACTTAGGACACCTAAGGTATCTTAACTTCCAGAAAACAAGTATAAATTGCATACCTAGGGGGTTCCGTGTTCTGACAAATTTGAGGAAAGTAAATGGATTTCCGGCCCGGGTGGATGGTGATTGGTGCAGTTTGGAAGAGTTGGGCCCTCTTTCTCGGCTCAAGTATCTGGAAATACAGGGGTTGGAGAATGTAACTGCTTCCTCGTTCGCAGCAAAGGCAAAGCTTGTTGAGAAGGTGCATCTTACCAACCTATGCTTAACCTGTGGTAGTAGATTGGGGGATGACGGGCTGATTGAAGAAGAGACCCAACAAATCGAGAAGGTGTTTGACGAGCTCTGCCCTCCTCCCAGCTTAAATTTTCTTGCCATGGAAGGATATTTTGGCCGACGACACCCGAGGTGGATGATGTCGTCACCAGATATGCCCCTCAAgaacttgaggattctgatggctGAAGATCTGGCTTCGTGCACACAACTTCCTGATGGCTTGTGTCAGCTCCCTTATTTGGAGttccttcagatcgaccgtgccccaGCCATCAAGCGTGTTGGACATGAATTCCTGCAGTCCTATCATCACCAGAATCCTCATCCTTCCAAGACGGTGGTTTCATTTCTGAGATTGCACACGATGAAGTTAATGGGCTTGGTGGACTGGGAGGAGTGGAAGTGGGAGGAGCAAGTGCAAGCCTTTCCTGCCCTGACTGAGCTTATTCTGTTTGAATGCAATTTGAGGCGTCTCCCTCCTGGCCTTGCCTCCCAGGCAAGGGCTTTGAAGGTATTATCCATACAGCAGGTCAAGGGTCTGATCTCTCTAGAGAACATTGCTTCCCTGATCGAACTGCAAGTGATTGAGAACTTCCAGTTGGAGAGAATCACTAATCTCCCCAGACTGCAGAAGCTTACCATCACCCACTGCCCAAAGTTGCAGGTGCTGGAAGGTGTTCCTGCACTACAGAGGTTCATGCTCGAGGATGACTACATGGAGACACTCCCAGAATATATGGGAAGTATAAACCCAAGGCGTTTGGAGCTCTACTGCAGCCTGGCGCTGCTTGCGTCCATGGCTGTGGCgcaatctggtcctgagtgggacaAGTTCAGCCATATTGAGCATGTCAAGGCATATGCACAAGAAGGAAATAATCCAAGGAGATGGTATGCAATGTACACAGCTAATCCCTACAATTTGGAGACAAATGTCAGCAGCTCTGCTTTCATGTATAAAG GAACCGCATTTCCTTTGGAGGATGCGCAAACATTTGAGTCTGTCTTCAAAATGACACGAAGAACCTTTAGGTACATCTGCAGCTTGGTGAGTATGGAATTGAATTGTATGACATGCTACACCTTTGTTGATGGGAGGGAGCTGTCTTTACAAGATCTAGTAGCCATTGTTCTCAGAAGGTTGTACTCTAGTGAGCCACCGGAGACGATAGGATCAACTGTTGGTGTGAACAAGTCAACCGTCTTGTTGGTAACCGAGagctttgttgctgtcttgtgcaATCGAGCAAAGCACCACTTGCTTTGGCCAGACTCCAGTAAAATGTATAAGATCAAATCCATGTTTGACAAGATCCACAGTATGAATAACTGCTGTGGTGTTATATGTACAACTTGCATCCCATTTGGACCAAACCCTGATAGTGAGAATAATTGCCGTGTTATAATGCAAGTCATCATTGATCCAGAGATGAGGTTCACAAACATTTGGTTGGCATCGACAGGTAGCATGAACCTCTTGAGCATTTTGCACGACTCTTCACTCTTCAATGAGTGCCAGAAGGGTGATTTGCTGAATGGCAGCAAGCTGAAGGTATCATTAGATGGATCAGAAGTCGGGGAATACCTAATTGGTGATGAAGAATACCCTCTTCTCCCCTGGCTACTCACACCTTACAAGGAAGAAGAGCTCTCCGACTCCAAGGTGGAGTTCAATAGGAGACACTCCGCAGCCAGAATCTGCACGCTGAATAATGTACTGGCAAGGTTCAAAGACACATGGAAGTACCTACAAGTGGAGACATGGTGGCCGGTCAATCCGGACACTCTGAGTAACATAATCAATGCCTGCTGCATATTGCATAACGTAGTCATAGATATGGAGGATGATGCAGCCATGCCAAGCTCAGGCGCTGAGGATTGGAGTTACCATCAGCAAGTGCGCCAGTTAGCAAATGAGGACGCTGTGGGGGCAAGGGATATGCTGTCGCAATTTTTCTTGGCCAGAATGTCATCTGAATCCGGAG ATGCAGAGGAGGACCATGAGGTAGCTGCATCAGGCTTAGGGGATCATTAA
- the LOC123403631 gene encoding disease resistance protein RGA2-like isoform X1 encodes MAMILDAFAYYVQNMLTEMVKEEVHMLLGVRDDIDKMDVKLGDLKNFLADADRRNITDKSVQEWVAQLKRAMYEAADILDVCQLKAMECGPSTVDVGCFNPLLFCMRNPSHAHGIATRIKDLNKRLDTIKERSAAFSFINLGSYEDRSSKVQASNSGNTCRETSGEFDRSGIVGEKIEEDTRKLVEIILTEKEGNANIMVVAIVGVGGIGKTTLAQKVFNDETVKAEFDNTIWLSINQDFDRVELLRTIITLAGGKHCGEKALAVLQPILTAALTGKKLLLVLDDVWSHGAWGDVLEIPLANTVVRGSRVLLTTRDERVARGMKAVLPYHHVDKLKEEDAWSLLKKQIVSSATDIREIDTLKDIGLQIVAKCDGLPLAVKVMGGLLCQKDNQHSDWKMVLDDSIWSVSGMPKELNHAVYLSYEDLPSCIKQCFLCYSLLPKATKFLREDIIGIWISEGFLHGPSDDLEELGRKYYKELIQRNLIEPDSKYIDQLFCNMHDVVRSFAQFVARDEALAAHSGESNIVSKLCSHKFLRLSLESKASGSDGLDWTSLQSQNTLRTLISVGHINMKPGNSLVHFPCLRTLHIESAHAALVESLHEFKHLRYLSLEQSDICSLPESIGKMKFLQYISLRGCQQFVKLPHSIVNLGHLRYLNFQKTSINCIPRGFRVLTNLRKVNGFPARVDGDWCSLEELGPLSRLKYLEIQGLENVTASSFAAKAKLVEKVHLTNLCLTCGSRLGDDGLIEEETQQIEKVFDELCPPPSLNFLAMEGYFGRRHPRWMMSSPDMPLKNLRILMAEDLASCTQLPDGLCQLPYLEFLQIDRAPAIKRVGHEFLQSYHHQNPHPSKTVVSFLRLHTMKLMGLVDWEEWKWEEQVQAFPALTELILFECNLRRLPPGLASQARALKVLSIQQVKGLISLENIASLIELQVIENFQLERITNLPRLQKLTITHCPKLQVLEGVPALQRFMLEDDYMETLPEYMGSINPRRLELYCSLALLASMAVAQSGPEWDKFSHIEHVKAYAQEGNNPRRWYAMYTANPYNLETNVSSSAFMYKGTAFPLEDAQTFESVFKMTRRTFRYICSLVSMELNCMTCYTFVDGRELSLQDLVAIVLRRLYSSEPPETIGSTVGVNKSTVLLVTESFVAVLCNRAKHHLLWPDSSKMYKIKSMFDKIHSMNNCCGVICTTCIPFGPNPDSENNCRVIMQVIIDPEMRFTNIWLASTGSMNLLSILHDSSLFNECQKGDLLNGSKLKVSLDGSEVGEYLIGDEEYPLLPWLLTPYKEEELSDSKVEFNRRHSAARICTLNNVLARFKDTWKYLQVETWWPVNPDTLSNIINACCILHNVVIDMEDDAAMPSSGAEDWSYHQQVRQLANEDAVGARDMLSQFFLARMSSESGVDAEEDHEVAASGLGDH; translated from the exons GAATCCCTCCCATGCCCACGGCATCGCCACccgcataaaggatctgaacaagaGGCTCGACACCATCAAGGAGCGAAGCGCTGCTTTCAGCTTCATCAATCTTGGTTCATACGAGGATCGTAGCAGCAAGGTGCAGGCTTCTAATTCTGGAAATACCTGCCGTGAGACATCAGGGGAGTTCGATCGGTCGGGTATAGTCGGAGAGAAGATTGAAGAAGACACAAGAAAGCTGGTTGAGATCATCTTGACTGAAAAAGAGGGCAACGCCAACATCAtggtggttgccattgttggtgtcgGCGGCATTGGTAAGACCACTCTTGCCCAGAAGGTCTTCAATGACGAAACCGTGAAGGCCGAGTTTGACAACACAATATGGTTGAGCATCAACCAGGACTTCGACAGGGTTGAGCTGCTCAGGACAATCATCACCCTTGCTGGGGGAAAACATTGTGGTGAAAAGGCGTTGGCTGTGCTTCAGCCAATTCTCACTGCTGCCCTAACAGGGAAAAAGCTATTGCTGGTGCTAGATGATGTGTGGAGTCACGGAGCATGGGGTGATGTTCTTGAAATACCCTTGGCTAATACTGTGGTTCGAGGTAGTAGGGTCCTCCTCACTACTAGAGATGAGAGAGTTGCTCGAGGGATGAAAGCTGTGCTTCCCTACCACCACGTTGACAAATTGAAGGAGGAGGATGCCTGGTCATTGCTCAAGAAACAG ATAGTCTCAAGTGCGACTGATATACGTGAGATTGATACGCTCAAGGATATTGGCTTGCAAATTGTAGCAAAATGTGATGGCTTGCCTCTTGCTGTCAAAGTAATGGGAGGACTCTTGTGTCAGAAGGATAATCAACACAGTGACTGGAAGATGGTTCTGGATGATTCTATATGGTCAGTATCTGGAATGCCCAAAGAGCTAAACCATGCAGTATATTTGAGCTATGAAGATTTACCTTCTTGCATCAAACAATGCTTTCTATGCTACTCCCTTCTCCCTAAAGCTACAAAGTTTCTAAGAGAGGACATAATTGGCATCTGGATTAGTGAAGGATTTTTACATGGGCCCTCAGACGACTTGGAAGAATTAGGAAGAAAGTACTATAAGGAGTTGATACAGAGGAACCTTATAGAGCCAGATTCAAAGTACATTGATCAATTATTTTGCAACATGCACGATGTCGTTCGCTCGTTTGCTCAATTTGTGGCTAGAGATGAGGCATTAGCAGCTCACAGTGGAGAAAGTAATATTGTTAGTAAACTTTGTTCACATAAGTTTCTTCGATTGTCGCTAGAAAGTAAAGCATCGGGATCAGATGGATTAGACTGGACTTCTTTACAATCACAAAACACACTGAGAACACTAATATCAGTTGGCCATATAAATATGAAGCCCGGTAATTCATTGGTTCATTTTCCATGTCTACGAACTCTGCATATCGAGTCTGCACATGCTGCGCTGGTTGAATCTTTGCATGAATTCAAGCACTTGAGGTACTTATCTTTAGAACAGTCAGATATCTGTAGTCTTCCAGAAAGCATTGGCAAAATGAAATTCTTGCAGTACATTAGCCTTAGAGGATGCCAACAATTTGTGAAACTTCCACATAGCATTGTAAACTTAGGACACCTAAGGTATCTTAACTTCCAGAAAACAAGTATAAATTGCATACCTAGGGGGTTCCGTGTTCTGACAAATTTGAGGAAAGTAAATGGATTTCCGGCCCGGGTGGATGGTGATTGGTGCAGTTTGGAAGAGTTGGGCCCTCTTTCTCGGCTCAAGTATCTGGAAATACAGGGGTTGGAGAATGTAACTGCTTCCTCGTTCGCAGCAAAGGCAAAGCTTGTTGAGAAGGTGCATCTTACCAACCTATGCTTAACCTGTGGTAGTAGATTGGGGGATGACGGGCTGATTGAAGAAGAGACCCAACAAATCGAGAAGGTGTTTGACGAGCTCTGCCCTCCTCCCAGCTTAAATTTTCTTGCCATGGAAGGATATTTTGGCCGACGACACCCGAGGTGGATGATGTCGTCACCAGATATGCCCCTCAAgaacttgaggattctgatggctGAAGATCTGGCTTCGTGCACACAACTTCCTGATGGCTTGTGTCAGCTCCCTTATTTGGAGttccttcagatcgaccgtgccccaGCCATCAAGCGTGTTGGACATGAATTCCTGCAGTCCTATCATCACCAGAATCCTCATCCTTCCAAGACGGTGGTTTCATTTCTGAGATTGCACACGATGAAGTTAATGGGCTTGGTGGACTGGGAGGAGTGGAAGTGGGAGGAGCAAGTGCAAGCCTTTCCTGCCCTGACTGAGCTTATTCTGTTTGAATGCAATTTGAGGCGTCTCCCTCCTGGCCTTGCCTCCCAGGCAAGGGCTTTGAAGGTATTATCCATACAGCAGGTCAAGGGTCTGATCTCTCTAGAGAACATTGCTTCCCTGATCGAACTGCAAGTGATTGAGAACTTCCAGTTGGAGAGAATCACTAATCTCCCCAGACTGCAGAAGCTTACCATCACCCACTGCCCAAAGTTGCAGGTGCTGGAAGGTGTTCCTGCACTACAGAGGTTCATGCTCGAGGATGACTACATGGAGACACTCCCAGAATATATGGGAAGTATAAACCCAAGGCGTTTGGAGCTCTACTGCAGCCTGGCGCTGCTTGCGTCCATGGCTGTGGCgcaatctggtcctgagtgggacaAGTTCAGCCATATTGAGCATGTCAAGGCATATGCACAAGAAGGAAATAATCCAAGGAGATGGTATGCAATGTACACAGCTAATCCCTACAATTTGGAGACAAATGTCAGCAGCTCTGCTTTCATGTATAAAG GAACCGCATTTCCTTTGGAGGATGCGCAAACATTTGAGTCTGTCTTCAAAATGACACGAAGAACCTTTAGGTACATCTGCAGCTTGGTGAGTATGGAATTGAATTGTATGACATGCTACACCTTTGTTGATGGGAGGGAGCTGTCTTTACAAGATCTAGTAGCCATTGTTCTCAGAAGGTTGTACTCTAGTGAGCCACCGGAGACGATAGGATCAACTGTTGGTGTGAACAAGTCAACCGTCTTGTTGGTAACCGAGagctttgttgctgtcttgtgcaATCGAGCAAAGCACCACTTGCTTTGGCCAGACTCCAGTAAAATGTATAAGATCAAATCCATGTTTGACAAGATCCACAGTATGAATAACTGCTGTGGTGTTATATGTACAACTTGCATCCCATTTGGACCAAACCCTGATAGTGAGAATAATTGCCGTGTTATAATGCAAGTCATCATTGATCCAGAGATGAGGTTCACAAACATTTGGTTGGCATCGACAGGTAGCATGAACCTCTTGAGCATTTTGCACGACTCTTCACTCTTCAATGAGTGCCAGAAGGGTGATTTGCTGAATGGCAGCAAGCTGAAGGTATCATTAGATGGATCAGAAGTCGGGGAATACCTAATTGGTGATGAAGAATACCCTCTTCTCCCCTGGCTACTCACACCTTACAAGGAAGAAGAGCTCTCCGACTCCAAGGTGGAGTTCAATAGGAGACACTCCGCAGCCAGAATCTGCACGCTGAATAATGTACTGGCAAGGTTCAAAGACACATGGAAGTACCTACAAGTGGAGACATGGTGGCCGGTCAATCCGGACACTCTGAGTAACATAATCAATGCCTGCTGCATATTGCATAACGTAGTCATAGATATGGAGGATGATGCAGCCATGCCAAGCTCAGGCGCTGAGGATTGGAGTTACCATCAGCAAGTGCGCCAGTTAGCAAATGAGGACGCTGTGGGGGCAAGGGATATGCTGTCGCAATTTTTCTTGGCCAGAATGTCATCTGAATCCGGAG TAGATGCAGAGGAGGACCATGAGGTAGCTGCATCAGGCTTAGGGGATCATTAA